The Vibrio gazogenes DNA segment TCTGAGACGAGCACGGTAGAGCGTGACATTCAGGTGACTGACCGATATCTCTTCATGGTGACAAATCTCGGGGGTTTCCAGTTCAAGGAACTCTCGCATCATAAATAGTCGACTGTAGCGTTCCGGTAAAGCATTCAGACATGCATCGAACACACGCCAAAAGTGTTCGTTTTCAATACAATTCTCAGGTTGTTGCCATTTCACCGGACGTTCATGCTTATGCCAGTGACCATGTTGATCAAACAGTTTTTCAATCAAGGCATCACCTTGAATACCGTCCCCTTGTTCAAGCTGACTCGCAGCAGTGGAACGTTTTTCTTTTCTCAGTAAATCGATCAACTTATTTTTGAGAATGGCAAAAATCCAAGTTTTCAACGCCGCTTGCTGTTCAAACTTATCGATATGTTGATATGCGGCTATCATCGCTTCTTGAACGGCGTCCTCGGCCAGTTGCTCGTCTTGAACCTGCAACCGGGCAAATTTCAACATCTGCTGTCTTAATGGTTGGATAAACTGCTCATCATCAAAGAGGCGGCGTGAATGTGTGTTGGGTTGAATCTCTGAGTCAGCTAATGTCATTCAATATCTCAATAGAAAGGAACTCTGTTAGTTTAGACGAATCTTGAATCAATTCCTTACAACCCATTTTTAATTTTTATCGATCTGACAGCAACGCTGTATGCTGTCGTCGCGTTGCGTATTTCAATTACAAGGGAGCGCTGAAGAGTGAACCTGTGCTGAATTATGTCTGAGCAGAGAGCAATAGAAAGCGGGAAATTGATAGGAAAAATAAAGACATCCGCCCGATTGAGGGCGGATGTGAAGGTTAATCGAGGTCGTCTTCTGACCAATCATCCGTATCAGATATGTCGGATGCGCTGGGGATAACATTTTCTTCATTTGCCCAACTGCCAAAGTCGATCATTTGGCATTGTTTACTACAAAATGGTCGAAAGGGGCTTTGCTCCCCCCAAATAACAGCGTTGCCACATTGAGGACATTGAACCGTGGTAATTTTTGGATTCGTCATAATTCTCTATATAGTTGGTGAGCAGCCTAGTTCGTTAATAACATCGTACGTTAATAACATCGTACGTTAATAACATAGCTCGTTAATAACATCATTTGTTAGCAACAAACGGCCAGTTCAAACGGAATATCACAGGTGCTGGCTTGATTCGTTTCAAATTCAATAAATTTTATCGCAAAACGATTTTTGTGTCCTGAAATCATAGGATAAACCCCATATTCCAGAGGAATCATCAGGCGGAGAATATTGGCATCCTCAGCATCGCTCTGATAAAAGCCTGATTTTGCGGTATAAGCCCGGTACAGACCGGTTTCCCGAGCGAGTTTCAACCATAGGCTTAATGCTGATGAGAGTGGTTTCAGGGTTTGGAGCCAAGTTGAAGCATCCTGCTGTTTTTGTTCCGTCGGTGTATGGAGCCAGTAATGCAGGGCTGGCAGATCAAAACAGCATGAACCTCCGGGAAGATTGAATCGCTGACGGACGGAGAGCAGAAAGCGATCTTCTTTGAGAGAAACACCAAAGCGTTCTGAATTCATCAGATTTGAATGGACTTCATCAACTTCTCTCAGTAACGCCAGTAATGTATTTTGATCGACGCCGTCAACATTCAGCCAATTTCGGTACATGATACGCTGCTTTTCGATATCTTTTGCCAGTTCACTGCGGAGCTGAATTTGTTCAAAAATATCAAGCAGGTCAAATAATGCCCGGAAAAAAAGCTGATATTGGTCACCATCATCAAATTGAGATGCACGATGAAGTTGGGCCAGCAGGGCTTCGACTCTCAGATAAATTCGAGTCTTTTCATTCAGGGGATGTTCGAATTGATGGATCGTCATTTCGCTAGCCTTTATTTATATCCGTATTATTTTCACAAATTTCTGCCGCTCATGGCTAGGTACTTTTGATGCAATTCTGTGATTTGAGGCAGAAGTTGATGGTTTTCTGCACTATTGTTAATCACATCATCGGCCACTGCAAGGCGTTCAGCTCTTGTTGCTTGGGCAGAAAGTATATTCTGAGCGTGCGGATAACTGATTCCGTCACGGCGCATTGTGCGCTGGATTTGTATCGTTTCATCTACATCAACGACTAAAATTCGGTCAGCCATCGACTGGAGCTGATTTTCGACTAAGAGTGGGATCACTAACAATGCGTAGGGAGATGTGGTATGAGTCAGTGCACGCTTCATCTTTTGTCTGATCATCGGATGAAGGCATTGATCCAGCCATGATTTTTCATCGGGATCGGCAAAAATAATTTCTCTGAGCCGCGAGCGATTTAATGTGCCATCATGGTTGAGTATGGTTTGGCCGAAATGTTCTGTAATGGCAGCCAGCCCCGTCGTTCCGATGGCAACCACCTCTCTGGCAATGACATCCGCATCAACGATATCAATCGCAAAGTGTTGATGAAAGAGATCGGCCACCGTTGTTTTGCCGCTCGATATGCCTCCGGTTAACCCGACGACGAATGTCATATTACGCTCCTAACACGATTGATGTATACCAGCTCATCATGGGATCGCCCCAGAGGAGACAGATCCATCCGGCAATTGCCAGAGAAGGGCCGAATGGAAACGTCTGATGACCTTGTTTTCTGATCAACAGTAGTGTGACACCTAAAATGATGCCAATCACCGAGGATAACAAAATGACCATCGGTAACGTTTGCCAGCCGATCCATGCCCCTAAGGCTGCAAGATATTTAAAGTCACCGTATCCCATGCCTTCTTTTTTGGTCAGCAGTTTAAACACCCAGTAAATCGACCAGAGAGATAAGTAGCCGGCAACCGCGCCGATTACCGCATCGGATAAAGGCAGAGGATTGATGTGGGTCAGTGATAGTAATAGTCCAAGCCAGATCAACGGGAGTGTTAAATTGTCAGGAAGTAACATCTGATTGAGATCGATACATGCTGCGGCAATGCTGATGTAAGTAAAGATAAGTAATGCCAGCGTGTAATAAGTCATACCGCCATGAATCGCGATGATGCAGCTTGCCAGCGCCGTCAAGAGCTCTACCAGCGGATATTGTATCGATATGCGTTCATCACAATCTGCACATTTACCACCGAGTAATAACCAGCCAAACAGTGGAATATTATGCCAAATCCGGATTCTGTGATGGCAGTGCGGACAAAATGATGCCGGGAGACTGAGTGAAATCCGTTCCTTCTTCGTTGGTGAAGGAATATCGTACTCGGGGAAAGCTTCGGCAAATTCTTGCTTCCAGCTTGTGACCATCATTCGTGGTAAACGATAGATGACGACATTGAGAAAACTGCCGATGATAAGGCCGAAGAGGCTCGCAAAAACAGGAAATAACCAAGGATAAATCAAAAATGCATCCATTCAACTGTGCTCAATGTTATTCGATAATCCACCCCGTTTAACGAGGTGGTTTCAATTCAGACCGATGGCTCAGAGTCTATCTGAGTAGACAATGGCGGGCATTATACTATCCCATCACCTGCATTAAGTTAAAGACAGGTAAATACATTGCGATGACTAACCCGCCGATCAAGCCGCCAAGCAATACGATCAATAAGGGTTCAATCATTTCTCCGAGCTGTTCAATCGACTGATCGATGTCTTGTTCGTATTGTTGGGCTACTTTGGTCAGCACTTGACCTAATGTACCGGATTCTTCTCCGATGAATACCATCTGTGTGACAAATTCAGGAAAGTGGTGACTGTTCTGCATTGCTACATATAGGCTGCTTCCGGCAGATACTTGTGCCAAAACTGTGTCTAATGCAGCTCGATACCGCAGCGACCCTGCAATATTTTGTGCGCTTTTCAGGCTATCCAGTAAAGGAATGCCGCAATCATAACAGGTTGCCAGAGTGCGACAACAACGAATCATGATTGCTTTTGTTCTCAATGGTCCGAACAGCGGTAGTTTGAGCTGGAGTATTTCAACCATTGTCTGGAGCCTTGTGAGGCGACGCCAGAAGCATCTTAACAGGCAGCTCATACCGATCATTAAAGCAACAGTCCACTTCCCCCAGAATCGTAACATATCCGATACAAGCAAAACCTGGCGAGTCAGCCAAGGTAACTCAGCGTGCATATGGGCAAACATCTGAGCAAATTCAGGGATGACTTTGGTTAACATCAGGGTGGTGAGTAGCAGTGCGCTCGCCAGCACAATCGACGGATAGGTTGCCGCTTTGATCATTTTTGCGCGCAGCTGTGCGTGCTTTTCCCGGTAGTCGGCAATTTGAGCCAGCGTTTCCGCAATTCGCCCAGTCATTTCACCGGCATGGAGCATGTCACCGTACAGACCGCGAAAAGCAGATGAACTTTGTTGGAGTGCAT contains these protein-coding regions:
- the yacG gene encoding DNA gyrase inhibitor YacG, with protein sequence MTNPKITTVQCPQCGNAVIWGEQSPFRPFCSKQCQMIDFGSWANEENVIPSASDISDTDDWSEDDLD
- the coaE gene encoding dephospho-CoA kinase (Dephospho-CoA kinase (CoaE) performs the final step in coenzyme A biosynthesis.); translation: MTFVVGLTGGISSGKTTVADLFHQHFAIDIVDADVIAREVVAIGTTGLAAITEHFGQTILNHDGTLNRSRLREIIFADPDEKSWLDQCLHPMIRQKMKRALTHTTSPYALLVIPLLVENQLQSMADRILVVDVDETIQIQRTMRRDGISYPHAQNILSAQATRAERLAVADDVINNSAENHQLLPQITELHQKYLAMSGRNL
- a CDS encoding type II secretion system F family protein, whose protein sequence is MMSSPTPELHRYYWQGIHLNQQRKAGHLWAFSQEEALRQLQPTLTAIHIIRPAPPNRLTRWLNRARVKDITDLVRQLAIMLNAGLPIVQALLLMATQFSRFGGKLIVLQAHDALMNGASVTDALQQSSSAFRGLYGDMLHAGEMTGRIAETLAQIADYREKHAQLRAKMIKAATYPSIVLASALLLTTLMLTKVIPEFAQMFAHMHAELPWLTRQVLLVSDMLRFWGKWTVALMIGMSCLLRCFWRRLTRLQTMVEILQLKLPLFGPLRTKAIMIRCCRTLATCYDCGIPLLDSLKSAQNIAGSLRYRAALDTVLAQVSAGSSLYVAMQNSHHFPEFVTQMVFIGEESGTLGQVLTKVAQQYEQDIDQSIEQLGEMIEPLLIVLLGGLIGGLVIAMYLPVFNLMQVMG
- a CDS encoding RNA polymerase factor sigma-70; the protein is MTLADSEIQPNTHSRRLFDDEQFIQPLRQQMLKFARLQVQDEQLAEDAVQEAMIAAYQHIDKFEQQAALKTWIFAILKNKLIDLLRKEKRSTAASQLEQGDGIQGDALIEKLFDQHGHWHKHERPVKWQQPENCIENEHFWRVFDACLNALPERYSRLFMMREFLELETPEICHHEEISVSHLNVTLYRARLRLRECLENNWYLSEER
- a CDS encoding prepilin peptidase, producing the protein MDAFLIYPWLFPVFASLFGLIIGSFLNVVIYRLPRMMVTSWKQEFAEAFPEYDIPSPTKKERISLSLPASFCPHCHHRIRIWHNIPLFGWLLLGGKCADCDERISIQYPLVELLTALASCIIAIHGGMTYYTLALLIFTYISIAAACIDLNQMLLPDNLTLPLIWLGLLLSLTHINPLPLSDAVIGAVAGYLSLWSIYWVFKLLTKKEGMGYGDFKYLAALGAWIGWQTLPMVILLSSVIGIILGVTLLLIRKQGHQTFPFGPSLAIAGWICLLWGDPMMSWYTSIVLGA
- the zapD gene encoding cell division protein ZapD, whose amino-acid sequence is MTIHQFEHPLNEKTRIYLRVEALLAQLHRASQFDDGDQYQLFFRALFDLLDIFEQIQLRSELAKDIEKQRIMYRNWLNVDGVDQNTLLALLREVDEVHSNLMNSERFGVSLKEDRFLLSVRQRFNLPGGSCCFDLPALHYWLHTPTEQKQQDASTWLQTLKPLSSALSLWLKLARETGLYRAYTAKSGFYQSDAEDANILRLMIPLEYGVYPMISGHKNRFAIKFIEFETNQASTCDIPFELAVCC